One Mycolicibacterium parafortuitum DNA segment encodes these proteins:
- a CDS encoding FUSC family protein, producing MIKGLAVRPALPDLAAALRSLVAVAAITAIAMQWGPPGSATTAGGAAAIAGACAFQDSPRSRVPLVYLASALAGGAVLLGALTASVPVLFVVVAAAWCAGAAMLWANGPNTGLLGAASGALLVGAQVASPALTAAPWTAALAVAGALTQAAVIAIWPPQRWRDQRDAVVTAYRSLATDTRRLVEDRDGWRVDTEPLVALREAFTRTTRPTSRRPADYRGWYALPERIAATLTDIASGSRSDALDRVLEEAADTMMAVADTSRSGRVRTDVAITRFDSVVADVEGPESGPVQRLSALLHEVVAMRLGDFVPSTPDAVRLRRSELPSSVRAAIETVRGHLRRRSPVLRHSVRLAAAIVAGCAIEHLAHVPYGYWILLTVLLVLRPETAHTYTRCVGRLAGSLVGIVAASTVLILLDPPTWVSAVFAVVGIASAYLVSGLGFIAMSSAVAAAAMFLLEVSRDGAPPSMTDPVLATLIGGGLAVVSHVVLPDDQLTRLAQRAGELLKTEIDYAATVIKGYVHAMEHPADALSAAWQRAYRARAAFEATSGAMRMEAPELRHWLRSYRTAVNSLTASCATLEANLPQGQPTIEDRQFAVTVDEYVEALCGDPPTAASPWTVDSAELEAAAQRLREAASRYGADDGSSRVLVAEASAIARYLNAIEVIPAPSAAR from the coding sequence GTGATCAAGGGTCTCGCGGTGCGTCCGGCGCTGCCGGATCTCGCTGCGGCCTTGCGCAGTCTGGTTGCGGTGGCGGCGATCACTGCGATCGCGATGCAGTGGGGTCCACCGGGTTCGGCCACCACCGCGGGCGGAGCCGCCGCGATCGCCGGTGCTTGCGCGTTTCAGGACAGCCCTCGGTCCCGCGTGCCGCTGGTGTATCTGGCCTCGGCGCTCGCCGGTGGCGCGGTACTGCTCGGTGCGCTGACCGCCTCGGTCCCTGTGCTTTTCGTCGTCGTGGCGGCGGCGTGGTGCGCCGGCGCGGCAATGCTGTGGGCGAACGGACCCAACACCGGACTGCTCGGCGCCGCGTCCGGCGCGTTGCTGGTCGGCGCGCAGGTGGCCTCGCCCGCGCTGACTGCCGCACCGTGGACCGCCGCCCTCGCCGTTGCCGGCGCACTGACCCAGGCCGCGGTGATCGCGATCTGGCCGCCGCAGAGATGGCGGGATCAGCGCGATGCGGTGGTCACCGCGTACCGGTCGCTGGCCACCGACACGCGCCGCCTCGTCGAGGACCGGGACGGCTGGCGCGTCGACACCGAACCGCTGGTCGCGCTTCGCGAAGCATTCACCAGAACGACGCGCCCGACATCGCGTCGGCCTGCCGATTACCGCGGCTGGTACGCACTGCCGGAACGCATCGCCGCGACGTTGACCGACATCGCTTCCGGATCCCGGTCCGACGCACTGGACCGGGTTCTGGAAGAGGCCGCCGACACGATGATGGCGGTGGCGGACACCAGCCGTTCTGGGCGCGTCCGCACCGACGTGGCGATCACCCGGTTCGACTCCGTGGTCGCCGACGTCGAGGGTCCGGAATCCGGCCCGGTCCAGCGGCTCTCGGCCCTGTTGCACGAAGTGGTGGCGATGCGTCTCGGCGACTTCGTTCCGTCCACCCCCGACGCGGTCCGGTTGCGCCGGTCAGAACTGCCGTCGTCGGTGCGCGCGGCGATCGAGACCGTACGTGGGCATCTGCGGCGACGCTCCCCGGTGTTGCGCCACTCGGTCCGGCTCGCCGCGGCGATCGTCGCCGGCTGCGCGATCGAGCACCTGGCCCATGTGCCGTACGGATACTGGATTTTGCTGACCGTGCTGCTGGTGTTGCGACCGGAGACCGCCCACACCTACACCCGCTGTGTCGGCCGGTTGGCGGGCAGCCTCGTCGGCATCGTCGCCGCCTCCACCGTGCTGATCCTTCTCGACCCGCCCACATGGGTGTCGGCGGTCTTCGCGGTGGTCGGGATCGCGTCCGCCTACCTCGTGTCCGGGCTGGGGTTCATCGCGATGTCGTCCGCGGTGGCCGCGGCCGCGATGTTCCTGCTCGAAGTGAGCCGCGACGGCGCACCGCCCTCGATGACCGACCCCGTGCTGGCCACGCTCATCGGCGGCGGTCTGGCCGTCGTCTCGCACGTCGTGCTACCCGACGATCAGCTGACGCGGCTGGCGCAACGTGCCGGCGAGCTGCTCAAGACCGAGATCGACTACGCCGCAACGGTGATCAAGGGCTACGTGCACGCGATGGAACATCCTGCCGACGCGCTGAGCGCCGCATGGCAGCGGGCGTACCGGGCCAGGGCGGCGTTCGAGGCGACATCGGGCGCGATGCGGATGGAGGCGCCCGAGTTGCGGCACTGGCTGCGCTCCTACCGCACCGCGGTGAACTCGCTGACGGCGTCGTGCGCCACGCTGGAGGCGAACCTGCCACAGGGTCAGCCGACGATCGAGGACCGTCAGTTCGCGGTCACGGTGGACGAGTATGTGGAGGCGCTGTGCGGGGACCCGCCGACGGCGGCGTCGCCGTGGACGGTCGACTCCGCCGAACTGGAGGCCGCGGCGCAGCGGCTGCGGGAGGCCGCTTCGAGGTACGGCGCCGACGACGGTTCATCACGCGTGCTCGTCGCCGAGGCCAGCGCGATCGCGCGCTATCTGAACGCGATCGAGGTCATCCCCGCGCCCAGCGCGGCTCGATGA
- a CDS encoding EthD domain-containing protein, translating to MEKVMITLRGAPGDEAWCTRLRTDVARQLLATGAPGLTVNVRDAAVTDSLMTLTTLEPPVIALVSMWTPQYYGEQIRTATTVLAELCDQAAAYLVTESVPLPGPRTDPGVRTPGLANVALLRRPGGLDERTWLHRWHHDHTQVAIDTQATFGYVQNTVVRALTDDAAPVDAIVEELFPIEATADLHAFFGAADDADLSDRMSRMVASTTAFGANENVDTVPTSRYVLRDPFPASPDATAGRDSLQP from the coding sequence GTGGAGAAAGTGATGATCACCCTGCGTGGCGCGCCCGGCGACGAGGCCTGGTGCACCCGGCTGCGCACCGACGTCGCCCGGCAACTGCTGGCCACCGGTGCGCCCGGGCTGACCGTCAACGTGCGCGACGCGGCGGTGACCGATTCGCTGATGACGTTGACGACCCTCGAACCGCCGGTGATCGCACTGGTCAGCATGTGGACGCCGCAATACTACGGTGAGCAGATCCGCACCGCGACAACGGTATTGGCGGAGCTGTGCGACCAGGCCGCGGCGTACCTGGTCACCGAGTCGGTGCCGCTGCCCGGTCCGCGGACCGACCCGGGCGTGCGGACGCCGGGGCTGGCCAACGTCGCGTTGCTGCGCAGACCGGGCGGACTCGACGAGCGCACATGGTTGCACCGTTGGCATCACGACCACACCCAGGTCGCGATCGACACCCAGGCGACGTTCGGGTATGTCCAGAACACGGTGGTGCGCGCGCTGACCGACGACGCCGCGCCGGTCGACGCGATCGTCGAGGAGCTGTTCCCGATCGAGGCCACCGCCGACCTGCACGCGTTCTTCGGTGCCGCCGACGACGCCGATCTGAGTGATCGGATGTCCAGGATGGTGGCCAGTACGACGGCGTTCGGGGCCAACGAAAACGTCGACACCGTGCCGACGAGCCGCTACGTGCTGCGCGACCCGTTCCCGGCTTCGCCCGATGCGACGGCCGGCCGCGATAGCCTGCAGCCGTGA
- a CDS encoding enoyl-CoA hydratase/isomerase family protein — protein sequence MTLQISDENRVRTLVFDRPEALNAFNQELYLATATALRDAAEDPEVAVVLLTGAGRAFSAGNDLKEMQAGIADGSLTSEGSHFTTMIDALIELPKPLICAVNGVGLGIGTTILGYADLVFMSSTARLKCPFTSLGVAPEAASSYLLPQLIGRQNAAWLLLSSEWVDAEEAKRMGIAWKVCEPDDLLPEARRHAEILASRSIPSLVAVKKTMVAPYRDEIAAATARENAHFQELLGGAANAAALAEFTGKG from the coding sequence GTGACTTTGCAGATCAGCGACGAGAACCGGGTCCGCACGCTGGTGTTCGACCGGCCCGAGGCGCTCAACGCGTTCAACCAGGAGCTCTATCTCGCCACCGCGACGGCGCTGCGTGACGCCGCCGAGGACCCCGAGGTCGCCGTGGTGCTGCTGACCGGGGCAGGGCGCGCGTTCAGCGCGGGCAACGACCTCAAGGAGATGCAGGCCGGTATCGCCGACGGGTCGCTGACCTCCGAGGGCAGCCACTTCACCACGATGATCGACGCCCTCATCGAGTTGCCCAAGCCGTTGATCTGTGCGGTCAACGGGGTCGGGCTCGGTATCGGCACCACGATCCTGGGCTACGCCGATCTGGTCTTCATGTCCTCGACTGCGCGGTTGAAGTGCCCGTTCACCAGCCTCGGGGTGGCACCCGAAGCCGCATCGTCGTATCTGCTGCCGCAGCTGATCGGACGGCAGAATGCCGCCTGGCTGCTGTTGTCGTCGGAATGGGTGGACGCCGAGGAGGCCAAACGGATGGGCATCGCCTGGAAGGTGTGCGAGCCCGACGACCTGCTGCCCGAGGCGCGCAGGCACGCCGAAATCCTTGCGTCCCGCTCGATTCCGAGCCTGGTCGCGGTCAAGAAGACGATGGTGGCGCCCTACCGAGATGAGATCGCCGCGGCCACCGCGCGGGAGAACGCGCACTTCCAGGAACTTCTCGGTGGAGCCGCCAATGCTGCCGCGCTGGCCGAGTTCACCGGCAAGGGCTGA
- a CDS encoding (2Fe-2S)-binding protein, with product MFVCLCTGTTSHVVHEVVANGARTSKEIAEACGAGGDCGRCRRTLRTIIEAHFQAVDCKRESVG from the coding sequence ATGTTCGTCTGCCTCTGCACCGGGACCACCAGCCATGTGGTCCACGAAGTGGTGGCCAACGGTGCACGGACCTCGAAAGAGATCGCGGAGGCCTGCGGCGCGGGCGGCGACTGCGGCAGATGCCGGCGAACCCTCAGGACGATCATCGAGGCACACTTCCAAGCCGTCGACTGCAAGCGCGAGAGCGTGGGCTGA
- a CDS encoding fatty-acid--CoA ligase — MGEYDLHSFILACDFKVDDVDVMWKWLEKHRDGLASIGAHHVVLYESIWEPRRVLATIGIHHARSIREVLRSPAIFEWFNISGADDIPPVFGGEVVEKIDLLGDGSEGHVGRVVVGVMSSVDDVPTLMDKVHDGLDRFRRGGVRKIWVYRALDDGHEVLILQEIADEASARQWIEHPDAAAEWMANAGMGPYPTRFVGRFAHLMSVGGQG, encoded by the coding sequence ATGGGTGAGTACGACTTGCACTCATTCATTCTTGCCTGTGATTTCAAGGTCGACGATGTCGACGTGATGTGGAAATGGCTCGAAAAGCACCGCGACGGCCTCGCCTCGATCGGTGCCCATCACGTCGTGTTGTACGAATCCATTTGGGAACCGCGCCGTGTACTCGCCACCATCGGAATTCACCACGCGCGCTCCATTCGAGAGGTACTGAGATCGCCGGCGATCTTCGAATGGTTCAACATTTCCGGCGCAGACGATATCCCGCCGGTATTCGGCGGGGAGGTCGTCGAGAAGATCGACCTGCTCGGTGACGGCTCAGAAGGACACGTGGGCCGCGTGGTGGTCGGCGTGATGTCCTCGGTCGACGACGTCCCGACGTTGATGGACAAGGTGCACGACGGACTCGACCGGTTCCGCCGCGGCGGGGTCCGCAAGATCTGGGTCTACCGCGCCCTCGACGACGGCCACGAGGTGCTGATCCTGCAGGAGATCGCCGACGAGGCCAGCGCCAGGCAGTGGATCGAGCATCCCGATGCGGCCGCCGAATGGATGGCCAATGCGGGCATGGGCCCTTATCCGACCCGCTTCGTCGGCCGGTTCGCCCACCTGATGAGCGTCGGCGGACAGGGATAG
- the bfr gene encoding bacterioferritin, protein MQGDPEVLKLLNEQLTSELTAINQYFLHSKMQDNWGFTELAEHTRKESFEEMVHAEEITNRILILDGLPNYQRLFSLRVGQTVREQFEADLEIEKEVVARLKPGIIMCRDKGDATSATLFEKILADEELHIDYLETQLELMNKLGEELYLAQCVSRPPQ, encoded by the coding sequence ATGCAAGGCGATCCCGAAGTTCTGAAATTGCTCAACGAGCAATTGACGAGCGAACTGACGGCGATCAACCAATATTTCCTCCATTCGAAGATGCAGGACAATTGGGGCTTCACCGAATTGGCCGAACACACCCGCAAAGAATCGTTCGAAGAAATGGTTCACGCGGAGGAGATCACCAACCGGATCCTGATCCTCGACGGTCTGCCGAATTACCAGCGGCTGTTCTCGCTGCGCGTCGGGCAGACCGTGCGCGAGCAGTTCGAGGCCGACCTGGAGATCGAGAAGGAGGTCGTCGCGCGCCTGAAGCCGGGCATCATCATGTGCCGCGACAAGGGTGACGCGACCTCGGCCACGCTGTTCGAGAAGATCCTCGCCGACGAGGAATTGCACATCGACTACCTCGAGACACAGTTGGAGTTGATGAACAAGCTCGGCGAGGAGCTGTATCTGGCCCAGTGCGTGTCGCGGCCGCCGCAGTAA
- a CDS encoding MDR family MFS transporter has product MTASPAPSRTATPSGVAADTDRDEGPVEPVPVSTRRRNVIFVAVVLGMLLAALDQTIVATALPTVVADLGGAGHQSWVVTSYLLASTVSTAIVGKLGDLFGRKVIFAAAVVFFLIGSVLCGISSSMDMLVASRALQGIGGGALMVTATALIGEVIPLRDRGRYQGALGAVFGVTTVIGPLLGGYFTDHLTWRWAFWINVPIGIVVLVVALATIPALGARSRPVIDYAGIVLIGLGASGLTLATSWGGSTYPWASPMIIGLFLGSIVAVAAFVWVELRAEEPVLPIRLFSSPVFTVCCVLSFIVGFAMLGALTFLPTFMQFVDGVSATESGIRTLPMVAGLLLTSTGSGALVSRTGRYKIFPVLGTAVMVLGFVLLSQMDATTPVWQQSVYLFVLGTGIGMCMQVLVLIVQSTANFSDLGVATSGITFFRTIGSSFGAAIFGSLFANFLNARVPTALAESGAPPAAAESPRLLHELPDAVAAPIVGAYADSLGMVFLCAAPVAVVGFLVALTLKQVPLREMETTAALDMGEGFGMPSGDTSERMLEMAVGRLVRHSPEIKLRSIAGTHGCDPDVAVLWALVQIYRQSQVFGSARLSEMGERLRVPPEVLEPVFDRLTERGYALRTGDQLWLTQSGAQQVSAATAALVSRIVAKLEISPTFEGRPDRDEVEAALERIAQRLLVQRDWDDEPDNLATAGK; this is encoded by the coding sequence ATGACGGCGTCTCCGGCACCATCACGGACAGCCACTCCGAGCGGAGTGGCTGCCGATACGGACCGCGACGAAGGTCCGGTCGAGCCGGTTCCGGTGAGCACCCGACGCCGCAACGTCATCTTCGTCGCGGTGGTGCTCGGCATGTTGTTGGCGGCGCTGGACCAGACCATCGTCGCGACCGCGCTGCCGACCGTGGTCGCCGATCTGGGCGGGGCAGGGCACCAGTCCTGGGTGGTCACCAGCTATCTGCTGGCGTCGACGGTCTCGACCGCGATCGTCGGCAAGCTCGGAGACCTGTTCGGCCGCAAGGTGATCTTCGCCGCGGCGGTGGTGTTCTTCCTGATCGGCTCTGTGCTGTGCGGGATCTCGTCGTCGATGGACATGCTCGTCGCATCTCGCGCGCTGCAGGGCATCGGCGGCGGTGCGCTGATGGTGACCGCCACGGCACTGATCGGCGAGGTGATCCCGCTGCGTGACCGCGGCCGCTACCAGGGTGCGCTCGGAGCGGTGTTCGGTGTCACGACGGTGATCGGACCACTGCTCGGCGGCTATTTCACCGACCACCTGACCTGGCGGTGGGCGTTCTGGATCAACGTCCCCATCGGCATCGTGGTGCTGGTCGTCGCGCTGGCCACCATCCCGGCGCTGGGTGCGCGGTCGCGTCCGGTGATCGATTACGCGGGCATCGTGCTCATCGGCCTCGGCGCGTCCGGGCTGACTCTGGCGACCAGTTGGGGTGGCAGCACCTACCCGTGGGCGTCACCGATGATCATCGGACTGTTTCTCGGATCGATCGTCGCCGTGGCGGCGTTCGTGTGGGTCGAACTGCGCGCCGAGGAGCCGGTGCTGCCGATCCGGCTGTTCTCGAGCCCGGTGTTCACCGTGTGCTGCGTGCTGTCGTTCATCGTCGGCTTCGCGATGCTCGGCGCGCTGACCTTCCTGCCCACGTTCATGCAGTTCGTCGACGGCGTGTCGGCGACGGAGTCGGGGATACGTACCCTGCCGATGGTCGCCGGGCTGCTGCTCACGTCGACCGGAAGCGGGGCGCTCGTCAGCCGCACCGGTCGTTACAAGATCTTCCCGGTCCTCGGCACGGCGGTGATGGTGCTGGGCTTCGTGCTGCTGTCGCAGATGGACGCCACCACGCCGGTCTGGCAGCAGAGTGTGTACCTGTTCGTGCTCGGCACGGGCATCGGTATGTGCATGCAGGTTCTCGTGCTGATCGTGCAGAGCACCGCGAATTTCTCCGATCTCGGCGTCGCGACCTCGGGCATCACGTTCTTCCGGACCATCGGAAGTTCCTTCGGTGCGGCCATCTTCGGATCGTTGTTCGCGAACTTCCTCAACGCCAGGGTGCCGACTGCGCTCGCCGAGAGCGGAGCGCCACCCGCCGCCGCCGAGTCGCCGCGACTGCTGCACGAGCTGCCCGATGCGGTGGCCGCCCCGATCGTCGGGGCGTACGCCGACTCGCTGGGGATGGTGTTCCTGTGCGCGGCGCCGGTGGCCGTGGTCGGCTTCCTGGTCGCGCTGACGCTGAAGCAGGTCCCGTTGCGCGAGATGGAGACCACGGCGGCGCTCGACATGGGCGAGGGCTTCGGCATGCCGTCGGGCGACACCTCCGAACGGATGCTCGAGATGGCGGTCGGCAGGCTCGTCCGGCACTCGCCCGAGATCAAACTGCGCAGCATCGCCGGCACCCACGGCTGCGACCCCGACGTCGCGGTGCTGTGGGCGCTGGTCCAGATCTACCGGCAGAGCCAGGTTTTCGGCTCCGCCCGGCTATCCGAGATGGGCGAGCGGCTGCGCGTCCCGCCCGAGGTGCTCGAGCCCGTGTTCGACCGCCTCACCGAGCGCGGCTACGCGCTGCGGACCGGCGATCAGCTGTGGCTGACGCAGTCCGGCGCGCAGCAGGTGTCCGCGGCCACCGCGGCGCTGGTGAGCCGCATCGTGGCGAAGCTGGAGATCTCGCCGACGTTCGAGGGCCGGCCGGACCGCGACGAGGTGGAGGCCGCGCTGGAACGGATCGCGCAGCGGCTGCTGGTGCAGCGGGACTGGGATGACGAGCCCGACAATCTCGCCACGGCGGGAAAGTGA
- a CDS encoding carboxymuconolactone decarboxylase family protein, with product MSRIGDFADDDVTGFAVRSPELGSAMAQFSNAVYTKSRLPMRTREAARIVIAYANECVVCQNTRDGEGAENGLTEEFYDYATQWRTWPGYSDEERIAMEFAHRFATDHTGLRDDEDFWERARAHFSDDLLTDLAISCAMWVGMGRMLRTLDIGQSCKITL from the coding sequence ATGAGCCGAATCGGAGACTTCGCCGACGACGACGTGACCGGCTTCGCGGTGAGGTCACCTGAGCTGGGGAGCGCGATGGCCCAGTTCTCGAACGCCGTCTACACGAAAAGCCGGCTGCCGATGAGAACCCGGGAAGCCGCCCGCATCGTGATCGCGTACGCCAACGAATGCGTGGTGTGCCAGAACACCCGTGACGGCGAAGGCGCGGAGAACGGGCTCACCGAGGAGTTCTACGACTACGCCACCCAGTGGCGGACCTGGCCGGGCTACAGCGACGAGGAGCGCATCGCGATGGAGTTCGCGCACCGCTTCGCCACCGACCACACCGGGTTACGCGACGACGAGGACTTCTGGGAGCGCGCCAGGGCGCACTTCTCCGACGACTTGCTGACCGACCTGGCGATCTCCTGTGCGATGTGGGTCGGGATGGGCCGGATGTTGCGCACGCTCGACATCGGGCAGAGCTGCAAGATCACCCTGTAG
- a CDS encoding glutamine synthetase family protein: MAGMAAKPLAAAAIAQLEADGVATLIGTVVNPAGLTLAKTVPLRRMGAFAEPGLGASPVWHVFTIDHTGIVFSESTGVVGDQRVRIDLGALRILGDGFAWAPASFFAQDGQPDPYCPRGTLQKVQDRLADAGIRALVGHEIEFVLVGPDGAQLPAHLWAQYGLAGVLEHEGFVRDVTAAANASGVAMEQFHPEYGANQFEISLAPQPPVAAADSVTLMRIIIGRVARAHGMRVSLSPVPFAGGVGSGAHQHFSLLRDDVPVFSGGEGPAGMTSEGAGAVAGVLSGLPDAQGVLGGSILSGLRMQPGTWAGAYACWGTENREAAVRYLRSGDANPYGANVEVKVIDPSANPYLASAAILGLALDGIDNRRRLPAEVGVDPSSLSEAERVEAGITVLRTDLPAILDTLDDSAKMRGILGDAVVNAVVAVRRYEQENFAGLTSHELADKFRLAWSV; this comes from the coding sequence ATGGCGGGTATGGCCGCCAAACCGCTCGCCGCCGCCGCCATCGCCCAGCTGGAGGCCGACGGGGTCGCGACCCTGATCGGCACCGTGGTGAATCCGGCCGGACTGACCCTGGCGAAAACCGTTCCGCTGCGCCGGATGGGCGCGTTCGCCGAACCCGGTCTGGGCGCGAGTCCGGTCTGGCATGTGTTCACCATCGACCACACCGGGATCGTGTTCAGCGAGTCCACCGGGGTGGTCGGGGACCAGCGGGTGCGCATCGACCTGGGCGCACTGCGCATCCTCGGTGACGGATTCGCGTGGGCCCCGGCATCGTTCTTCGCCCAGGACGGGCAGCCCGACCCGTACTGTCCGCGCGGGACACTCCAGAAGGTGCAGGACAGATTGGCCGACGCCGGCATCAGGGCGCTGGTGGGTCATGAGATCGAGTTCGTGCTGGTCGGTCCCGACGGGGCGCAACTCCCCGCCCATCTGTGGGCGCAGTACGGGCTGGCCGGGGTGCTGGAGCACGAAGGTTTCGTCCGGGACGTGACCGCCGCGGCGAACGCGTCCGGTGTCGCGATGGAGCAGTTCCACCCCGAGTACGGGGCCAACCAGTTCGAGATCTCACTGGCCCCGCAGCCGCCCGTCGCGGCGGCGGACTCCGTCACCCTGATGCGGATCATCATCGGCCGGGTGGCCCGTGCGCACGGCATGCGCGTCAGCCTGTCCCCGGTGCCGTTCGCCGGCGGCGTCGGATCCGGTGCCCACCAGCACTTCTCGCTACTGCGTGACGACGTTCCGGTGTTCTCCGGTGGTGAAGGGCCCGCCGGGATGACCTCGGAAGGGGCGGGTGCGGTCGCCGGGGTGTTGTCCGGTCTGCCCGACGCCCAGGGTGTGCTCGGCGGCTCGATCCTGTCGGGGTTGCGGATGCAGCCGGGGACCTGGGCCGGGGCCTACGCGTGCTGGGGCACCGAGAACCGGGAGGCCGCGGTGCGTTATCTACGTAGCGGGGACGCCAATCCGTACGGCGCCAACGTCGAGGTGAAGGTCATCGACCCGTCCGCCAACCCGTATCTGGCATCCGCGGCGATCCTCGGACTGGCTCTCGACGGCATCGACAACAGGCGCAGGCTGCCCGCCGAGGTCGGGGTCGACCCGTCGAGTCTGTCGGAGGCCGAGCGTGTCGAGGCCGGGATCACGGTGCTGCGCACCGATCTGCCTGCCATCCTGGACACTCTCGACGATTCGGCGAAGATGCGCGGCATCCTCGGCGACGCGGTGGTCAACGCGGTGGTCGCCGTGCGCAGGTACGAGCAGGAGAACTTCGCGGGCCTGACGTCCCATGAACTCGCCGACAAGTTCCGTCTCGCCTGGAGTGTCTGA